The Phalacrocorax carbo chromosome 2, bPhaCar2.1, whole genome shotgun sequence region CCACAGTACAGGCTCACCATCTGCCTTTGTTCTAATAAATGAACTCACATTACAATAGAATGCAAACACTCATAACCTGAACCTACTGCACCCAAGGGCCAGATGTTTTTGCAGAATTGATAACCAGTAAATGTTTGCTCCCAAATGTTTGAAATGGCTCACGCGCTCTCCTAATAATAACAAGCATAACCAATGAAAAATTCATCATAGCTACATTATTTGAGGCAAAAATCCACAAAGACTCACCTATTTTCATTAACTGTATCTTCACACTACCTTCCCAGTATAAAATTCTGCTTCCCAGATCATCTTGCATGTAGTACTAATATTGCACACAATTAGAAGTCGCCCTTCTACCTGTGTAGTAACATTAGTCTAGTTTTGGAAGCTACAGGCTTTCATTCCCAAAATTTCACCTTTTAGATGAACAACTCATTTAATTGCATGCCATCCCTGGACCATGAAACTCAGGAAGCTCTTTTTTATCCCAGAAGCTTAAACACAAtcttaccttttttccttcacataCTGATGCTCAACACTGCTATCCTCTCCAaatatatatacctatataaTCTTTCAAATAACTCTTCCAGTAAAATACTTCCTAACTGCTAATTTGTGCCTTAATGTATTCAGATGTATAAGCTATACaacaaaacaagataaaaaagaACATCGGTTAGGCCTATAAATGACCTTTCAGATTTCATACACCAGTTTCTTCCTGTGAGACCAGTACAGTTGGCTGTCGATGCCTATACATGCTAGAGTTTCAGGTCCCAGTTTTATAGcactttattttataaaaatgatgCACCATCAACCATGAGGATAGTGTTGTATTAACTGCTTAAATATTATGCCTTTGGAACCCAAGGAACCTTCTGAAAGATGCACAGAAATAGCCTTTTAGCTATCAAATGAACGACACAAAACCTGCTGTGATACCACTACTTTAAATTTCAAATGGATTTTTCTCAGTAGCCCATATTTGTAAGGAAAGAACGCTTAGTCATGCATACAGTACACGCACAATACATGTACAGATTTCTGTCTAGTCTTAGCCTGTTGTCAAACACATTGGGCAATATCAACCAAATTTGACAGAACAGTAAAGGACACGAAATGTCAGAAGACTCAAAGACGttatatttctgtaaatttgATGAAAATAGCCAACAAACAGACCTTACTAATGTCCTCACTGATGCACTGCCCCATTAACATGATCCCTTAATATATGCTGTCTAATTCCAGCAGGAGACATCAGAGAATCCCACACTGGAAAGTGACATTTAGGATTCCCTAACTGCAAGAAAAGCTTTAACCAGAGTTGGTACTGTATTAAACATCAGAGAGTGTAATCACAGTGCACCaaaccataaaataaataaatagggtTTTCTTAGTCCTACTACTTCAATATTAATTTGCTTCTATTCTAAATATTGCTCAGAACAAGGTGATGGCATGAAGTGACTTGCTGCTTAGGCTTGCCAGACAGAGCAGCTAGTTCAGCTcaagggaaacaaaaagaaggtCTTGTACAGACAATTGTGTCAGTCTCAGCAGCCCCCACTGATTGAAGACAACTTAAATCAAAGAACAATCAAGACATTTATTACAATCACAGCATAGTAGCTTCTTTGTGCAAGGTAAGCAAAATTCAGTGCATGTATATTTTTGACAAGTCCGTCTGACACTATTCACACTGATTACCACGTCTCCGTAAGGACAGTTCTTCAAGTAAGGATACTAGGTACGGGCATCCTTGGCATGTACTACCTCTGGTGAGCTTACACAAGCTTTGAGAGACTGAAGGGTTCGGGTGGAGTACATCTACTTTACTCAGCACTACCACAGCCTCATGCACCCCATCATTTACTGTCTCTCACATGATGAAGCAAGGATTTCTTAAAGCTGACTCAACTTCCTCAAACTTTACCACAGTTACAAAAACTTGCCATGATTTAGAGTTCACAGAAGCAGAGGCATAGAGACCAAATAAAGCTTTCTGACCATTCATCTCAAAATAATCTCTGCTCTATGACAGCTATATCTGAAGGCTTTCCTGGCAGGGGTGCTAATGCATGCTACTTTATTTTCCAGGTCTGACTGGAAATGAGActgaatgagaaacaaaaaaattagaacTACTACTCTCCATTTAATGTGATGCTACACAAAAAGTGACAATAGTTCCTCAAGCAGAAATGCACACCAAAGCTATAGCCACAAAAACATGTATTACTGTTCAGGCAATAGTCCAGTGTAAAAAGGAAGTCAATGGCTGTCTGCAGCTAAGTCTACAGGGTTGACTCAAACCttccaattaatatttttaattcttgcctacatttcatttcccttttggGATGCTCACCTCAGTGCGCTTGCCTTTGCATACGCTGACAATCATATGCCAAAGTGACAAGGAGCCACACAAGGCAATCCTTCAGTCTCATTTACATGCTATATACTCTAAAAGGACCAAACATTCAGCTTTATAAGGCACTTGGTGTTAGAGGGTTCAAACTCCACTAAAAATCAGAGTTCAGGCTACATGCAGTCATTGCAGAACCCGCTGTACTAAAGATGAACATGTGCTGAGGGAAGCCACAAAAATGATGATTGCTCAGATTATAATAACGCTATCATGGTTATAccctttttaatgcatttttttttcatttactataAATGTTACTAGGTATTTATTACTAGTATGGCAGAAAGAGCTCACAGGTTGTGCAGCAGGGGTCAGCAATGCATAAATCCCCAGGATGATACTCTCCTTAAAAAAAGGAGATGTCATTAAATAACCCTCCTCAAAGAGTTGTTAGGAGAATTATGCGGTTtaatctctttttcctctgaggCCAAAGTCTGATGACACAATAAATCCAGCTTTGGGGCTCACggtatcagaaaaaaaataccctgtgGTGCCCTGACCCAAAGCAATGATCTGCTgcaaatttatttataaatgtatcAACAGCATAAGGCCTCTGGCAGCTCCAATTTGCTCAAAAAAATCTGACTGGTTAGCTTTGTAACATTAGGCTTTATGCTGGAAAAGTTATTACTTCTTTCTCTCCATGCACACACAGCCAGTATAAAGagtgttgggaaaaaaaaaaatcattagcaCATCCTATGGCTAGTTTGTCATAAACAGAGGCAAACACTCACCTCTGGTCCACATCAGATGTGTATGACTGGGTTATCGAGCAACACACAAGTCTAGTGGAATGACAGCCCAAGTCAATCAATCACATACTAATATATACTGCAAGAAATTAAACCCCTACCGAGAACAGGGCCACCCTCAAATTAAGCCACAGGTTGCTCAAGGCCTTGCCCAGACCATTTCCGAGTATTTCCAAGGTCAGAGATTCCACAACTTCTCTAGACCCTGTCCCAGAGTCTGGCCTTCCcttacacacaaaaaataatttaaaaaatcctagtATTTCATTGGTATTTCCCTTGTTGCAACTTGTGTACATTACAAAAGATCAGCACGGCCCATTGCACAAGTCACAGGATACTTCTGAgcttcctctgctgcagagcagctgttcAAAATGCAGGTTAAAGATCCAGACATGTTTTTGAGATTGTATCATCCAAGAACATACAAGAGGTTCTTCAGTGCAAAGTGTCAGGGCTgttgaagggaaaggatggaagtTCCTTTGAGCAGTCATCAAGTCTGTGGCTGGCTATGAGCATAGCATTAGTACAGTGGCTTTTGGTGATAGGAACTGCAAAGACCAACACCTTTCCTGAGAGTGACAGAAAAGAATTAAGACCTCTGCtcaggaaagaagcagctgagtACACTTGATATGAAAGAAAGTACTTCTGACTCACAGTTCCAAATGAGAAACTGACTTGCAAAACCTCAACTATTTCTACTTATCAAAGGAAGACATCTGAAATTAATTAGGGATAAAGAAAACCTGACCCTCTAACAACTTTCTTCAAGCATGAATGCAGATAAATTAGGATCTTATTTAGAATATAAACATTTGTTTACATATCTAATGCTGTGCACATTAAAAAGATACCATTATTAAAATACCCAAGCAGCTTCCATTATACCACTCACTAAGTCTGTTTCATTCCTATATCTGAGATATTATACTCAAAAATCCTACAAGTACTGAAAGCAGattaaatactgtaattttaAGAGGCCACAAAAAACATATGTGATAGGAAACACAGgatacttctttaaaaatagtttttaataaaaatggaaataatgatTTTGATAACAACTAATGAAAACTAGTGCTTAAAATTAACCATGTTTAGTGTGCTTTACCTGACCCTCCAACAATGCTGCACAGGATTTACTTTTGAAGCAGGAATACAGATACTCAACAGGTTGCCTGCATCACTAAACCATCTTAAATTTGAATTAGAAATAGCATTCGTATTTCGTATCTGAGGACGAAAACCAACAAGAGGTACTAGATGCAGTCATTTCTGGTTTACCAGAAAGATGAGCACACACAAGCAGAAATTAGGTGTTGGCTTCCATTTCAAACAAGCAAGGCTGTTGCTAATCAGCAAGAATTTATGTCTTACTGAAAGGCTTTTGAAatttactttgaagaaaaactCTTGGAACACGCAAGTCTTCTTTCCTGTTCACAGTTTCTCGCTGCACATATTCATTGACCACTTGCTCATATCCCTCAGCCTTGAAAAGCTGAGACAAGAACTCTggaagagaatttaaaaaataagattaaatatTACGtttaagctatttttaaaacactagtCAGCATTTATGTAAGCATATATTCTTATGTGTTACGGCATGAAAATCACACAGGCCTTCAGATTTCACGCTGTTCTATGCAGGCAGACTGCTGAATAAAAATCAATACAGATCTCCTTTAGAAACATCAACCTAAGCAAAACAGCTTGCAAAACTGGGGCTTAAGCTAGTCACTCAGTTTAGTTTCTGACACTTGCCACATCTCACATTTTTATTGAGCCTTGTCATTCTCCTTGTGACTGACTCCAGTGTGTTTTCACTTTGTGCAGCTGACCTTCGCTAGCTGAATACATCACTTATTTCAAATGTAATCCAGCCTTGTAGATGCATCTCTGCTTGAGGAAGAATACCACATCCCACCTTACCAGACAATCACATGCCATTGCTcaacagaaaaaatagaaaaaatggcAAAGCAGATATGGTGGTACCAAACTTCCACTAAGTCAAACTGAAAGTATTTTCCATAAACAAAAGAATCTCACTCAAAGCACATCTCTCTCAGGGAATGCAGAAGGACCTCACCAACAGGGTGACAtgtgcagcagagagagggcTGCTGATGCTACTGACTTGTCGTGTTaattaaaaattccatttaCTCATGGGGTAATTTCACAATAAATTTAAGCCATTCTAAACTTGTGCCACTTGATAGACAACAAAGCCATGCCATTTTTCCAGTGTTCAGGGGGATCAGCTTGATGAAATGGCAGATCATGTGGGTACAAGAACCTCAGCACTAGGAGAGATGGTGTGCTGAAGAAGGAAGATGAGACCACTTGCTTCCTGAGGGATGGTGGTAGTGGAGGCTTATAGCAACTTAAACCCATCATGAAGCCACATGCACTGTTTGTAAACACAGTATGTTCACTTAAAATGGGGGACCCACATcaatgaaatgtaaataaacGGCACTTAATTGTGGACTTACTGAAATCTCATTGTGAGGAAGTTGCACATATTTCATAACACAAAATTACAACCACGCATTCATCCACAAATTTAATAGTATTTCAAACAGTGgaatactggattttttttcccatggaagAAGCTCAGTGCTGTTATGTGAAGCTAGACATAAATAAGCATCATTCAAATAACCCCATGCAGCAATTATTTGGTGTACCAGTGTAGTgctaaacaaatgaaaaataggaCAGGTTGCAAACTGTGTGGAAATGATGGGAGTCGTGTTTCTAGTAACAAAAGAATTCTGAAGCattaagcattatttatttcaaaattagtgAGATGAATGAGACCATAATGATTAAAAATGGGAGCAAAGGTGATCCATGAGGCAGTCACAGACGAgcccaaagcaaaacaattgcTAACACGAGCAATATAAGATAAATTCTCTCTTTtatccttccttcctcttcctcctccctacCTCAGTTCTTCCCCCAAAGCAAACGTGCATACTAGCAAGGAATTTCTCATTTGGAAACAAATCTAACACACAATTAAAATGGGATTTAAAATTCCACAGCTAGGTCAGTCTCTTATTTGTACCCTTTAGCATCCATTCTCTTTGTAAGAGCTAATTGTTTAAACAGAACTAAAAACCACTCAATAAATAACAGTTCTAGAAACGCTTCAATGAAGCTGTAGCACAGCCTGCCTTATCTTAGATTTCATCATTGTCCTATAAAGAATAGAGAAAGCTCAGACAAGATTAATGGTTTTTATATATCAGAAGCAATTAGGTAATACATTATGTTATAAAATATGAATAACATTTACTTGGCTCCAAATCAGTCTCTTCAGTGGCTGCATTTTGCTTTAGACTAAGAACAAAGAGCCCCACAGAAATAAACACACAGCTCTTATTACACAATGCCCTATAATTGATAAGGGGAAGTAATGGTTTACTAAAGTTTAACATGAGGAACTGGGAGTTAGGAGACAAGCTATAATCCCAACTCACCGTGAAAGTCTAAGCAAATTCCttaatatttctgtgctttaattTCCTCACCAGTAAACTGTAATAATTAGCCTCCTTCCTAAAGCGTTATGAGCActaaaaactgtttaaatacTGTATCTCATGGCAATGCTTTTTGCATCATCTTTACTAAAAATCAGAAGACAGAGTGACCACAGTTAGTCAGTGCTATCTCAGCAGGACCTGTGCACAAGCTTCGCAGCGCTGTCCCCATGGTTCTGCTTTAGAAGTCATTGACTTCATCAGCAGACCTCATCTTGCACCCCAGGAATAAAAGAACGATGCCAAGCAACTGCTTAGTTGCTTCATGAAGACGATCGATTATTTTACTGAACGTTGGTCTTTTTCCCTTAGATAACAAAGCTGAATGAAATTCAGGAAATTCAGAAACTGCTGCTCTTGGCACATTATAGAACACACAAGCAGCTTGTAAACAAGAAAATGCTCCAAAAAGTTCTGCCAGTCTAAATAACCTCTTCCTCCCAAAAAGGATGGCAAATGAAGCACATCATGATTTAACAGTTCGTCTGTGTAAAACAAAACTTCCATGGGCATGTTGGCAATTCCCCAAAGCAAGTTTAAACAGAAgattcacagaaaagaaagcactcTACAGTATGCCTTACCTTGAGTAAAAAAATATGATCTTGTCCCATCTTGCCTCACATAAAAGTTTTCTCCAAGTTTGCTGCCAGACTTAAACCTGAGCATTGCATGATCATACAGTCCATAGTCTCTGAACAAGACACACTTGCCTGGTTTTAATACCTGTCACACAATACATATATGCTTTAACAAGGGAAATTGATTTAgccatgtatatatatatatttatttgtatacACATATAACTAAGAGAAGGTATCCTAACACattcaaaagagaaattatatttttttatatatatatatataaataaaattcattcCCTGTGGAATCAAAACGTTGCATATAACCTGGATTGTCCACTCTTAAAAATGCTTCCCCAAAAACAGTAGACCACAACTAGTTTCAAGATACCTGTTTGGGTGCTGATCAGCTAAATAAGCTTTCTGCAACACTCTTCAAATACagagtaaagaagaaaatacacagtttaacaataaaaattaagttcTAACAGGGTATTTTCTTTGTGGGTAGTATACAGTCTAGCACCTAATTttgctcctgtccctgcataggacatcccaaaattcacaccatatctctgagggcgttgtccaagtgcttcttgaatagcatgAGGCTTGGTGCTCTGACTgactccctggggagcctgttccagtgctccaccaccctctaggtgaagaaccttttcctaatgtccaacctaaacctcccctggcacgtcttcctgccattccctcaggccctgtcactggtcaccaggGAGGACAGATCAGTCTCTAGATGAATGTTGATCTCTGAACACCCTGCTTCTAAATCACCACAGACCAAGTGTgtttaataataacaataacatcCTAACTGCAAGTCACTGTATCTTCCAGAAGTCAGTTTTGGTTCACTGTCATTCACACCTTACCAACACAGACATTTCTGCAATCCATGAACATTACTTGCAACATACAAACTAGGAGCCCCAGTCCCAGGTTCAGAATATCTTTTTGTTATGTTGATGGCATGCATTAGGCCAAAATTCAAACTACTTCACAAtatcaagagagaaaaaaaaaactttgtaaaacatattttagtCCCTTATACCAGGTGAACTAACTAAATACATCCATGGAATATAGTGGTAAAGATCACCATTACAGGAGGGGttattattttctcagaaaaaaattgtacttTAAAGCTAAAAAGAAGGAATCTACTTTAAAGGCTGCAAAATCAGCTGGTTATACCTTGTAAATATTCTTCAAGACAAGACGCATTTTGTCAGGATGAATGGCAGAAAGCACAAATATAAGCGTGACGACATCCACAGAATCTGCTGGTATATTTTCTAGAAGATCATCTTTGGTAAGATCACACTGGAATACTTTACATCTTTCAGTACTGTATAAGGCATTTTTCTAGGGAATGAAAAGAATAtactttcactgaaaatttgttattgcaaaaaaagtaaaaaacttgTGAAACTAATCAGTAGAATGACATGGTGGCAAAAGAACATTAACTTCCAGCAAGTGACTAATGCAACCAGAAATCCTTTGCTGCATACTACGATAGTGAAACTACGGCTACTAGAATAGTCTGTTCTCAGGAATTTGAGAAGGAATGTGCATTAAGACAGTTCAGAAAACATACCATTTCTGTTTTACCACTGCTTCtactctttaaaaatacagaagtattattaaaagaaattctgtaCTACAAGGTGATCAAAGTACAGCTCTTGAGCTACAAGTAGGCTGTGAACGGTTTTGGTTCATGTCACATAACCTGCAGCTGGGCTGTTCTAGCCCACAGTTTCGCTGCATAAAAGGAAACCTGGTCTTGGCAAGAAAGAAGTTCAGCAAGAGCTCTGGAAGCAGATACCACAAAACCATCCAAAACCCAGGGTGTACACTCAGCCCAGCCTCATCTTGCAGTGCAGCTGTGGCACCCCAGGGAGCTGCCATCCTCTCCTGTTTGCCACATGTATTTCTTCCCATCTTTCCCATGAGACATGCAGTATGTGTCTCGTGGTTCTTAGTCACAAACATCCCACAAGAGAATGCTTTCAAATAACAGATATATAGAAATTCACCTGTGATGATAAACTTAATAAACCAGGAGACTTTTAAAGCCCAAAGCCTCCACTAACCTTGCTGGAAGACTTAACTTTTGACTGCACTACTACTACTTACCTATGAATACGTATAAACATACCTATTTCTAATCAGGCTACAAATTTCCTTAACAATAACTTTCATAGCCCTGTTTTCAAGATTCTCCTTGGGACTCCCTCTGCCCCACAAATATCAAGGGCAAGCTTCCATCCCAAACAAATTTTGCTTGTACTGCACAGTCAGCAGAGACACAGTAGTGCTCCCCAAAACCACAGTCTTCACAAACCATTCAAGTAATATACACATATTACCATAATGCTAGTTTGATGCTGAAAAACTAGGTCTTGAGCAATGATTCAGCTTCTTGCATAGGAGCTCCACTGAAACAGATCAGTCCCcatttttcagcaaaagctaTTCTACCCTCCTTACAAAAAGGCAG contains the following coding sequences:
- the METTL6 gene encoding tRNA N(3)-methylcytidine methyltransferase METTL6 isoform X2 — translated: MFQEDSSADCLNIITTSTEDGAFQKRGHSARILSPEEAERLAKDQVLVSEFKQLKLEKEAQKNWDLFYKRNSTNFFKDRHWTTREFQELKACREFADQKLTILEAGCGVGNCLFPLLEDDLNIFAYACDFSPRAVEYVKKNALYSTERCKVFQCDLTKDDLLENIPADSVDVVTLIFVLSAIHPDKMRLVLKNIYKVLKPGKCVLFRDYGLYDHAMLRFKSGSKLGENFYVRQDGTRSYFFTQEFLSQLFKAEGYEQVVNEYVQRETVNRKEDLRVPRVFLQSKFQKPFSKT